A stretch of Deinococcus radiopugnans ATCC 19172 DNA encodes these proteins:
- a CDS encoding response regulator has product MTAFQTGLSVLTVLNDASRAAMYSHLAELAGVTVIQADGALHALTQLERTPVDAIICDAQMTDMSGAEFRSILEDDAHTGALPIYLIGDDEHGAPGRATNSAGPQVLAEALEALGVDDSAYPLPLRTTARPQLSGQLEPFSLSEFLNWAAELSCSGHWLITVSAAGQLPRGGHLTMHEGRLTYAEFAGRAGRGAVLELLRRSEQGGGQFRFYHCPSLPPGRQPDLAAPTNRLLMELAVDLDETSAHPH; this is encoded by the coding sequence GTGACCGCTTTTCAGACGGGGCTCTCGGTCCTGACGGTGCTCAACGACGCCTCGCGCGCCGCGATGTACAGCCACCTGGCCGAACTGGCCGGGGTGACGGTGATCCAGGCCGACGGCGCGCTGCATGCCCTGACCCAGCTGGAGCGCACCCCGGTGGACGCGATCATCTGTGACGCGCAGATGACCGACATGAGCGGCGCCGAGTTCCGCAGCATTCTGGAGGATGACGCCCACACCGGGGCGCTCCCGATCTACCTGATCGGCGACGACGAGCACGGCGCGCCGGGACGGGCCACCAACTCGGCCGGGCCGCAGGTGCTGGCCGAGGCGCTCGAAGCGCTGGGCGTGGACGACTCGGCCTATCCGTTGCCGCTGCGCACCACCGCCCGGCCCCAGCTCTCGGGGCAGCTCGAGCCGTTCAGCCTGAGCGAATTCCTGAACTGGGCCGCCGAGCTGTCCTGCAGCGGCCACTGGCTGATCACGGTCAGTGCGGCGGGCCAGCTGCCCCGCGGCGGCCACCTGACCATGCACGAGGGGCGGCTGACCTACGCCGAGTTCGCGGGCCGCGCGGGCCGGGGCGCGGTGCTGGAACTGCTGCGCCGCAGCGAGCAGGGCGGCGGCCAGTTCCGCTTCTACCACTGCCCCAGCCTGCCGCCGGGCCGACAGCCTGATCTGGCGGCCCCGACCAACCGGCTGCTGATGGAACTCGCCGTCGACCTCGACGAAACGTCCGCCCACCCGCACTGA
- a CDS encoding response regulator, translated as MPQIFIVDDSISVRKALEITFKRHSLDSFSAVSAEQALETLAADPHFDLMMADVIMPGMSGLELCSELRRDGRFDHLPIVLMSGNVDEDIKRQAREVGANGVLRKPFSPDELIPMVEDLLRAAEAQTAAALTAAPAAAEAPAAEPAAPSQLERLIAEYRRRGDVEDLIVLDAQGQLVLAGGEAGTPGAAERLPMYARHFVATASVIGQHLLGDELQAVTLRYAGREAIFHPQDGFLVIALTRMDLKTLN; from the coding sequence ATGCCCCAGATCTTTATCGTCGACGACAGCATCAGTGTCCGCAAGGCACTGGAGATCACCTTTAAACGCCACTCGCTGGACTCGTTCAGTGCCGTCAGCGCCGAACAGGCCCTGGAAACCCTGGCGGCCGATCCCCATTTCGACCTGATGATGGCCGACGTGATCATGCCCGGCATGAGCGGCCTGGAGCTGTGTTCCGAGCTGCGCCGCGACGGGCGCTTCGATCACCTGCCCATCGTGCTGATGAGCGGCAACGTCGACGAGGACATCAAGCGCCAGGCCCGTGAGGTCGGCGCCAACGGCGTGTTGCGTAAGCCCTTCAGTCCCGACGAGCTGATCCCGATGGTCGAGGACCTGCTGCGCGCCGCCGAGGCCCAGACCGCCGCCGCGCTCACCGCCGCGCCCGCAGCCGCCGAAGCCCCCGCCGCCGAACCGGCCGCCCCCAGTCAGCTGGAGCGCCTGATCGCCGAATACCGCCGCCGGGGCGACGTGGAAGACCTGATCGTGCTGGACGCCCAGGGGCAGCTGGTGCTGGCCGGCGGCGAGGCCGGGACGCCCGGCGCCGCGGAGCGCCTGCCCATGTACGCCCGGCATTTCGTCGCCACCGCCAGCGTCATCGGCCAGCATCTGCTGGGAGACGAACTGCAGGCCGTGACCCTGCGTTACGCGGGGCGCGAGGCGATCTTCCATCCTCAGGACGGTTTCCTGGTGATCGCCCTGACGCGCATGGACCTCAAGACCCTGAACTGA
- a CDS encoding SIS domain-containing protein: MMPRSLPADPLMLQEARQTPDAIARQLSENAQAADALAAVLRERRPPYAVTIARGSSDHACTVLKYALETELSLPVASLGPSVHTLYGTRLDLRGALVIAVSQSGASPDVVENVRMARESGALTVALVNVEDSELAHSAEFVLPLRCGEERAVAATKSYLASLTAFLPVIAALGPDDRLRAALDGLPDALRRTLELEDAANALAARYRFAQNLLILARGLHYGVAQEAALKLKETSGIHAEAYSAAEFSHGPKRLLAEGLPLLGFASDDAAWPATEAAYADLREGGADLRTLGPAAGSTLRTPGTGHGLTDTVPSALAFYLFAAHLALGRGLDPDAPPLLSKVTKTR, translated from the coding sequence ATGATGCCCCGTTCGTTGCCCGCCGATCCGCTGATGCTGCAAGAAGCCCGCCAGACGCCCGACGCGATCGCGCGGCAGCTGTCCGAGAACGCGCAGGCCGCCGACGCGCTGGCAGCGGTGCTGCGCGAGCGCCGCCCGCCCTACGCCGTGACCATCGCGCGCGGCAGCAGCGATCACGCCTGCACGGTCCTGAAGTACGCTCTGGAAACCGAGCTGTCGTTGCCGGTGGCCTCGCTGGGGCCGAGCGTGCACACGCTGTACGGCACGCGGCTGGACCTGCGCGGCGCACTGGTGATCGCCGTGTCGCAGAGTGGGGCCAGCCCGGACGTGGTGGAAAATGTCCGCATGGCCCGCGAGAGCGGCGCGCTGACCGTGGCACTGGTCAACGTGGAGGACAGTGAGCTGGCCCACTCGGCCGAGTTCGTGTTGCCGCTGCGCTGCGGCGAGGAGCGGGCGGTGGCCGCCACCAAGAGCTACCTCGCCAGCCTGACCGCCTTCTTGCCGGTGATCGCGGCGCTGGGACCGGACGACAGGCTGCGGGCGGCGCTGGACGGCCTGCCCGACGCGCTGCGCCGCACGCTGGAGCTGGAGGACGCCGCCAACGCTCTGGCCGCGCGCTACCGCTTCGCCCAGAACCTGCTGATCCTGGCGCGCGGCCTGCACTACGGCGTGGCTCAGGAGGCCGCCCTGAAACTCAAGGAGACCTCGGGCATCCACGCCGAGGCCTACAGCGCCGCCGAGTTCAGCCACGGTCCCAAACGCCTGCTGGCCGAGGGCCTGCCGCTGCTGGGTTTTGCCTCCGACGACGCGGCGTGGCCCGCCACCGAGGCGGCGTACGCGGACCTGCGGGAAGGCGGGGCCGATCTGCGGACGCTGGGACCGGCGGCCGGCAGCACGCTGCGGACCCCTGGCACCGGGCACGGCCTGACCGACACGGTGCCCAGCGCCCTGGCCTTCTACCTGTTCGCCGCGCACCTGGCGCTGGGCCGGGGCCTGGACCCCGACGCGCCCCCACTGCTCAGCAAGGTGACGAAGACGCGCTAG
- a CDS encoding serine hydrolase domain-containing protein — protein MIPERTRELLERAVNSGGLPGAALGVVDAAGRRDTLILGHAQLQPENVSLQEDFFFDLASLTKPLFTARNVIRAAEQGRLDLDDTVATHLPELGWMQDTPLKTRTLRQLLTHTAGLPAWVPLYTWGSADTIRARFMQEPWAMQEAGEVVYSDLGYVLLGRVLERVYDRPLREFALDSGLTFAPDPAHSVATERCAWRERVLRGETHDENAAAQGGLAGHAGLFGTLGGVLAQAERLLGGGWLSPAAQAEATHLQTPGRTLAFVAAQPGWSGGSLCSPAAFGHTGFTGTGLWADPARGLAWTLLTNRVHPTRHSAFDIQGLRRAVGNTLLAGQGPSASSSPC, from the coding sequence ATGATTCCCGAACGAACGCGCGAACTTCTGGAAAGGGCAGTGAACTCAGGTGGGTTGCCTGGGGCGGCGCTGGGCGTGGTTGACGCGGCGGGAAGACGGGACACCCTGATTCTGGGCCACGCGCAGCTTCAGCCGGAGAACGTATCGCTGCAAGAGGACTTCTTCTTCGATCTCGCCAGCCTGACCAAGCCGCTGTTCACCGCCCGCAACGTGATCCGCGCCGCTGAGCAGGGACGACTCGATCTGGACGACACGGTGGCGACGCACCTGCCCGAACTGGGCTGGATGCAGGACACGCCGCTGAAAACGCGCACCCTGCGCCAGTTGCTGACCCACACGGCGGGGCTGCCCGCCTGGGTGCCGCTGTACACCTGGGGCAGCGCCGACACCATCCGCGCCCGCTTCATGCAGGAGCCGTGGGCCATGCAAGAGGCTGGAGAGGTGGTCTATTCGGATCTGGGTTACGTCCTGCTGGGGCGCGTGCTGGAGCGGGTGTATGACAGACCTCTGCGGGAATTCGCGCTGGATTCCGGCCTGACGTTTGCCCCAGACCCGGCACACAGTGTCGCCACCGAGCGCTGCGCGTGGCGCGAACGAGTGTTGCGTGGAGAGACACACGACGAGAACGCGGCAGCCCAGGGCGGGCTGGCCGGACACGCCGGGCTGTTCGGCACGCTGGGCGGCGTGCTGGCTCAGGCCGAGCGGCTGCTGGGCGGCGGCTGGCTCTCCCCCGCCGCCCAGGCCGAGGCGACGCACCTGCAGACACCGGGCCGGACGCTGGCGTTCGTGGCCGCGCAACCCGGCTGGAGCGGCGGCAGCCTGTGCAGCCCGGCGGCGTTCGGGCACACCGGCTTTACCGGCACGGGGCTGTGGGCCGACCCCGCGCGCGGGCTGGCCTGGACGCTGCTGACCAACCGCGTTCACCCCACGCGCCACAGCGCCTTCGACATCCAGGGCCTGCGGCGGGCGGTGGGCAACACGCTGCTGGCGGGCCAGGGTCCTAGCGCGTCTTCGTCACCTTGCTGA
- the murQ gene encoding N-acetylmuramic acid 6-phosphate etherase, translating into MSADSRSPGALLPDPRRTEGVHPDHPDLDCLEIPELVRVLADDQRGAVEAVRAAAPAIARAVAAALPRLERGGRLVYAGAGTSGRLGVLDATELTPTFSWPPERAVPLIAGGDRAIREAVEGAEDDRAAGAADVAAAAVGPDDVLIAVAASGTTPYVLGALDAARQAGALTVGLSNNPGTPLLRAAECPVLLDTGEEVISGSTRLKAGTAQKIALNTFSSAVMVRLGKVYGNLMVDVRATNAKLEGRAVRLVRHATGTDEAVAREALSKSDGSVKVAIVTLRLGVSAEEAATRLEAHHGHARAALEEQ; encoded by the coding sequence ATGAGCGCGGATTCACGCTCACCTGGCGCCCTCCTGCCCGATCCACGCCGCACCGAGGGCGTCCACCCGGATCACCCCGATCTGGATTGCCTGGAGATTCCCGAACTGGTGCGGGTGCTGGCCGACGATCAGCGTGGCGCGGTGGAGGCGGTGCGCGCGGCGGCCCCGGCCATCGCGCGGGCCGTCGCGGCGGCGCTGCCCCGCCTGGAACGTGGCGGGCGGCTGGTCTACGCGGGCGCGGGCACCAGCGGACGCCTGGGCGTGCTGGACGCCACCGAACTGACCCCCACCTTCTCCTGGCCGCCTGAGCGGGCCGTGCCGCTGATTGCCGGGGGTGACCGGGCCATCCGCGAGGCGGTGGAGGGGGCCGAGGATGACCGGGCGGCAGGGGCCGCCGATGTCGCGGCGGCGGCGGTGGGGCCGGACGACGTGCTGATCGCCGTGGCCGCCAGCGGCACCACCCCCTACGTGCTGGGCGCGCTGGACGCGGCGCGGCAGGCCGGGGCGCTGACCGTGGGGTTGTCGAACAACCCCGGCACACCGCTGCTGCGGGCCGCCGAGTGCCCGGTGCTGCTGGACACGGGGGAAGAGGTGATCAGCGGCAGCACCCGCCTGAAGGCCGGCACCGCGCAGAAGATCGCCCTGAACACCTTTTCCAGCGCCGTGATGGTGCGGCTGGGCAAGGTCTACGGCAACCTGATGGTGGACGTGCGGGCCACCAACGCCAAGCTGGAGGGCCGCGCCGTGCGGCTGGTGCGCCACGCGACGGGAACGGACGAGGCGGTGGCGCGTGAGGCGCTCTCCAAGAGTGATGGGAGCGTCAAAGTCGCCATCGTGACGCTGCGGCTGGGCGTCAGCGCCGAAGAGGCGGCCACCCGGCTGGAGGCGCACCACGGACATGCCCGCGCGGCTTTGGAAGAGCAATGA
- a CDS encoding GntR family transcriptional regulator has protein sequence MSATSPPWAIPLDAASALPVYMQVAQGLEQRIVSGDLRRGSALPAERELAAGLHVSRVTVRQALALLAQQGLLTRKHGSGTFVTPPTPEERPSRTLGLLSSFSDDVRSRGQTPGARVLGFEHTRPSPQEAMSLALSPGEKVYRVRRLRTSDGEPLAVEDSTLPAALVGRLGHADVTDASLYALLATRGLNPVRAIRHLRAVSADLTLAELLGLAPGAALLATERVSWTRGGRPVEYARAHYRGDRYDFVMELHGDGE, from the coding sequence ATGTCCGCCACCTCACCCCCCTGGGCCATTCCGCTGGACGCGGCCAGCGCCCTGCCCGTCTACATGCAAGTCGCGCAGGGACTGGAGCAGCGGATCGTCAGCGGCGATCTGCGCCGGGGCAGCGCCCTGCCGGCCGAGCGCGAGCTGGCGGCCGGCCTGCACGTATCGCGCGTGACCGTGCGTCAGGCGCTGGCGCTGCTGGCCCAGCAGGGGCTGCTGACCCGCAAGCACGGCAGCGGCACCTTCGTCACGCCGCCCACGCCGGAGGAGCGGCCCAGCCGCACCCTGGGGCTGCTCAGCTCGTTTTCCGACGACGTGCGCTCGCGCGGGCAGACGCCGGGGGCGCGGGTGCTGGGCTTCGAGCACACCCGCCCCAGCCCGCAGGAGGCCATGAGTCTGGCCCTGTCGCCAGGGGAAAAGGTCTACCGCGTGCGCCGCCTGCGCACCTCGGACGGGGAGCCGCTGGCGGTGGAGGACAGCACGCTGCCGGCCGCGCTGGTGGGCCGGCTGGGCCATGCGGACGTGACCGACGCCAGCCTGTACGCGCTGCTGGCCACGCGCGGCCTCAACCCGGTGCGGGCCATCCGGCACCTGCGGGCCGTCAGCGCCGACCTCACGCTGGCCGAACTGCTGGGCCTCGCCCCCGGCGCGGCGCTGCTCGCCACCGAGCGCGTGTCGTGGACGCGCGGCGGGCGCCCGGTGGAGTACGCCCGCGCCCATTACCGGGGCGACCGCTACGATTTCGTGATGGAATTGCACGGAGACGGCGAATGA
- a CDS encoding ABC transporter substrate-binding protein, translating into MSTYSRSRSALSRPVLALISLALIGGAHAAPKKVDGYSSLGVVKGKAGGSMTLALGDSPQSLFYYGVIDNNLGLISQQLFDGLVEFNFNTYKIEPALAESWTISPDGKTYTFKLRQGVKWSDGQAFNADDVVFSYKNIIMNPEARAGDAGNFKLDGKDITIKKVDANTVQFGLPRAAPAFLLQQRYFIMPQHKLAKFSQDGGAKAADINNAWPTNVAPAEVVGTGPFKLAGYTAGQKVSLVKNPNYWKVDASGTPLPYLNALDFLIIRDPQAQVAQFLAGNLDQLNISGAQFPDLKSKEVAGAPFKVIRSTALFGSPPFLAYNFDAKDAGLSKLFGDARFRRAMQSAVDRERIIDTVYNGLASLPGHGVAPVNTQWYTNTKAQLGKFDLAAAGKALDALGVKDTNGDGVRNVPGGKNLEFDLTYGTDSSVYPAMATILQSDFKKLGVKVNLKGVLSSKLLSTGLSGDYEAILAAFGDQPDPELRKPIWQPGGSLYFWHRSTQPATDGAAPNLAKMAGWEKEIYNIFNEAATTTVASKRKALYTRWQLLFAQNLPVTPIAKPENIGAISNKYGNYIYNLGVIPGYNPVPLIYQK; encoded by the coding sequence ATGTCCACCTATTCCCGTTCACGTTCCGCCCTGAGTCGTCCTGTATTGGCCCTGATTTCCCTCGCCCTGATCGGCGGCGCGCACGCCGCGCCCAAGAAGGTGGACGGCTACAGCTCGCTGGGCGTCGTCAAGGGCAAGGCGGGCGGCAGCATGACCCTGGCGCTGGGCGACAGCCCGCAGAGCCTGTTCTACTACGGCGTGATCGACAACAACCTGGGATTGATCTCGCAGCAGCTGTTCGACGGGCTAGTGGAATTCAACTTCAACACCTACAAGATCGAGCCCGCGCTGGCCGAGAGCTGGACGATCAGCCCCGACGGCAAGACCTACACCTTCAAGCTGCGGCAGGGGGTCAAGTGGAGCGACGGTCAGGCCTTCAACGCCGACGACGTGGTCTTCTCGTACAAGAACATCATCATGAACCCCGAAGCCCGCGCGGGCGACGCCGGGAACTTCAAGCTGGACGGCAAGGACATCACCATCAAGAAGGTGGACGCGAACACCGTGCAGTTTGGCCTGCCGCGCGCCGCGCCCGCCTTCCTGTTGCAGCAGCGCTACTTCATCATGCCGCAGCACAAGCTCGCCAAGTTCTCGCAGGACGGTGGGGCCAAGGCCGCCGACATCAACAACGCGTGGCCCACCAACGTCGCGCCCGCTGAAGTCGTCGGGACTGGCCCCTTCAAGCTCGCGGGCTACACGGCGGGCCAGAAGGTCAGCCTGGTCAAGAACCCCAACTACTGGAAGGTGGACGCCAGCGGCACGCCGCTGCCCTACCTGAACGCGCTGGACTTCTTGATCATCCGCGATCCGCAGGCGCAGGTGGCGCAGTTCCTGGCCGGCAACCTGGATCAGCTGAACATCAGCGGCGCGCAGTTCCCCGATCTGAAGTCCAAGGAGGTCGCGGGCGCGCCGTTCAAGGTGATCCGCTCTACCGCCCTGTTCGGCAGCCCGCCCTTCCTGGCCTACAACTTCGATGCCAAGGACGCCGGGCTGTCCAAGCTGTTCGGCGACGCCCGTTTCCGCCGCGCCATGCAGAGTGCCGTCGACCGCGAGCGCATCATTGACACCGTCTACAACGGTCTGGCCAGCCTGCCGGGTCACGGCGTCGCGCCGGTCAACACCCAGTGGTACACCAACACCAAGGCGCAGCTGGGCAAGTTTGACCTCGCGGCGGCGGGCAAGGCGCTGGACGCGCTGGGCGTCAAGGACACCAACGGCGACGGCGTTCGCAACGTCCCCGGCGGCAAGAACCTGGAATTTGACCTGACCTACGGTACCGACAGCTCGGTGTACCCGGCGATGGCCACCATCCTCCAGAGCGATTTCAAGAAGCTGGGCGTCAAGGTGAACCTTAAGGGCGTGCTGAGCAGCAAGCTGCTGTCCACCGGCCTGTCGGGCGACTACGAGGCCATTCTGGCGGCCTTCGGCGATCAGCCGGATCCCGAACTGCGCAAGCCCATCTGGCAGCCGGGCGGCTCGCTGTACTTCTGGCACCGCAGCACCCAGCCGGCCACCGACGGTGCCGCGCCCAACCTGGCGAAGATGGCCGGGTGGGAAAAGGAGATCTACAACATCTTCAATGAGGCCGCCACCACCACCGTGGCCAGCAAACGCAAGGCGCTGTACACCCGCTGGCAGCTGCTGTTCGCCCAGAACCTGCCGGTCACGCCGATTGCCAAGCCGGAAAACATCGGCGCGATCAGCAACAAGTACGGCAACTACATCTACAACCTGGGCGTGATTCCCGGCTACAACCCCGTTCCGCTGATCTACCAGAAGTAA
- a CDS encoding ABC transporter substrate-binding protein, producing MTSRPAALLALSLALLSTPALAAKTMGGDLGSLGVVPGKVGGTYTLPLSDSPQTFNYYGAIDNNTYTVLNNVLESLVEYNLATYKLEPGLAESWTTSKDGKVWTFKIRKGVKWHDGVPFSADDVVFSYNNIILNPGVRANQIPNLSFGGEPVKVEKVDASTVRMTLKQAAGAFTQPLRTFILPKHVFEKIDPLKNPADYMKMWGTDKATEVIGTGPFKFAGYVAGQKISLVKNPDYWKVDAKGTRLPYLNRLEYLIIRDPQAQVAQFLAGNVDQVNITGAQFPDLKQKELAGAPFKVVRSKALFGSPPHIAFNFDAKDPALAKVFRDLRFRQAMQFAVNRQRIIDDVFNTVATLPGHGVAPISEFYVNTRGALGKFDLKAAGQKLDLLGLKDTNGDGIRNLPGGKNLEFDLTYATDSTVYPPIATIFQNDLKSIGVKVNLKGLLVANMLSTGQAGNYEAMLYAFGDQPDPQLRREIWQPGQPLNYWHMSARGADGKPVFASMQPWEKRIWDIFEQGATVVDPIKRRALYGEWQALFSKNLPVIMVAKADNLAAVNNKVGNFIYNLGPIPTYNTNTLIYLK from the coding sequence ATGACATCACGCCCCGCTGCTCTGCTGGCCCTCAGTCTCGCCCTGCTGTCCACTCCTGCTCTGGCCGCCAAGACCATGGGAGGTGACCTGGGCAGCCTGGGCGTCGTGCCCGGCAAAGTCGGCGGGACGTATACCCTGCCGCTGAGCGACAGCCCCCAGACCTTCAACTACTACGGCGCGATCGACAACAACACGTACACCGTGCTGAACAACGTGCTGGAAAGTCTGGTGGAGTACAACCTGGCGACGTACAAGCTGGAGCCGGGTCTGGCGGAGTCGTGGACGACCAGCAAGGACGGCAAGGTGTGGACGTTCAAGATCCGCAAGGGCGTCAAATGGCACGACGGCGTGCCCTTCAGCGCGGACGACGTGGTGTTTTCCTACAACAACATCATCCTGAACCCTGGCGTCCGTGCCAACCAGATTCCGAACCTGAGCTTCGGCGGCGAGCCGGTCAAGGTGGAGAAGGTGGACGCCTCCACGGTGCGCATGACCCTCAAGCAGGCGGCGGGGGCCTTTACCCAGCCGCTGAGGACGTTCATCCTGCCCAAGCACGTCTTCGAGAAGATCGACCCGCTGAAAAACCCCGCCGACTACATGAAGATGTGGGGCACCGACAAGGCCACCGAGGTGATCGGCACCGGCCCCTTCAAGTTCGCGGGCTACGTGGCCGGGCAAAAGATCAGTCTGGTCAAGAACCCCGACTACTGGAAGGTGGACGCCAAGGGCACCCGGTTGCCATACCTGAACCGGCTGGAATACCTGATTATCCGCGACCCACAGGCGCAGGTGGCGCAGTTCCTGGCCGGCAACGTGGATCAGGTGAACATCACCGGGGCGCAGTTTCCAGACCTGAAGCAAAAAGAGCTGGCCGGCGCGCCGTTCAAGGTGGTGCGCAGCAAGGCGCTGTTCGGCAGCCCCCCGCACATCGCCTTCAATTTCGACGCCAAGGATCCGGCGCTCGCCAAGGTCTTCCGTGACCTGCGCTTCCGGCAGGCCATGCAGTTTGCGGTCAACCGTCAGCGCATCATCGACGACGTGTTCAACACGGTGGCGACCCTGCCCGGTCACGGCGTGGCCCCCATCAGCGAGTTCTACGTGAACACCAGAGGTGCCCTGGGCAAGTTCGATCTGAAGGCGGCGGGCCAGAAACTCGATCTGCTGGGCCTCAAGGACACCAACGGCGACGGCATTCGCAATCTGCCGGGCGGCAAGAACCTGGAGTTCGACCTGACCTACGCCACCGACAGCACGGTGTACCCGCCCATCGCCACCATCTTCCAGAACGATCTGAAGAGCATCGGGGTGAAAGTGAACCTCAAGGGCCTGCTGGTGGCGAACATGCTGTCGACCGGGCAGGCGGGCAACTACGAGGCGATGCTGTACGCGTTCGGCGATCAGCCGGATCCGCAGCTGAGGCGGGAAATCTGGCAGCCCGGCCAGCCGCTGAACTACTGGCACATGTCGGCGCGTGGCGCGGACGGCAAGCCGGTTTTCGCCAGCATGCAGCCCTGGGAAAAGCGGATCTGGGACATCTTCGAGCAGGGGGCCACCGTCGTCGACCCGATCAAGCGCCGCGCGCTGTACGGCGAGTGGCAGGCCCTGTTTTCCAAGAACCTGCCGGTGATCATGGTGGCCAAGGCTGACAACCTGGCGGCCGTGAACAACAAAGTGGGCAATTTCATCTACAACCTCGGCCCGATTCCCACCTACAACACCAACACGTTGATCTACCTGAAGTGA
- a CDS encoding ABC transporter permease gives MLSYALRRILGMVPTLLLISVVCFVVIQLQPGSFLDQYLEDPRVTKETVATITRQLGLDQPLWVQYLSWIKGIVLHGDFGYSFANGRPVAELIWERLGWTVFLAVLTLIVSWLIAIPLGIYTALNRYGLGATITNFLGYISLAIPDFLVALLLIALVLGAGGTNVGGLFSPQYIGEPWSWPKVLDLLNHLWIPMIAIGLEGVAGLMRQMRASMLDVINQDYVRTARAKGLAGRAVLWRHAVRNAVNPLISLAGLSLPTLISGTIIASIVLNLPTIGPYLYDSLLNKDQYVAMTLLLFSALLLLIGNLLSDLALAWADPRIRFE, from the coding sequence ATGCTGAGCTACGCCCTGCGCCGCATCCTCGGCATGGTGCCCACGCTGCTGCTGATCAGCGTGGTGTGTTTTGTCGTCATTCAGCTGCAACCCGGCAGCTTTCTGGATCAGTACCTGGAAGACCCGCGCGTGACCAAGGAAACCGTCGCCACCATCACCCGACAGCTGGGCCTCGATCAGCCGCTGTGGGTGCAGTACCTGAGCTGGATCAAGGGCATCGTGTTGCACGGCGATTTCGGCTATTCCTTCGCCAACGGGCGGCCGGTGGCCGAGCTGATCTGGGAACGGCTGGGCTGGACGGTGTTTCTGGCCGTCCTGACGCTGATCGTGTCGTGGCTGATCGCCATTCCGCTGGGCATCTACACGGCGCTGAACCGCTATGGACTGGGCGCCACCATCACCAATTTCCTGGGCTACATCAGCCTCGCCATCCCCGACTTTCTGGTGGCGCTGCTGCTGATTGCCCTGGTGCTGGGCGCGGGCGGCACCAACGTGGGCGGACTGTTCAGCCCGCAGTACATCGGGGAGCCGTGGAGCTGGCCCAAGGTGCTGGATCTGCTGAACCACCTGTGGATTCCCATGATTGCCATCGGCCTGGAAGGGGTGGCGGGCCTGATGCGCCAGATGCGCGCCTCCATGCTGGACGTGATCAACCAGGATTACGTGCGCACCGCGCGGGCCAAGGGGCTGGCCGGGCGGGCGGTGCTGTGGCGGCACGCGGTTCGCAACGCCGTCAACCCGCTGATCAGCCTGGCGGGCCTGAGCCTGCCCACGTTGATCAGCGGCACCATCATCGCCTCCATCGTGCTGAACCTGCCCACCATCGGGCCCTACCTCTACGACAGCCTGCTCAATAAGGATCAATACGTGGCCATGACCCTGCTGCTCTTTAGCGCGCTGCTGCTGCTGATCGGCAACCTGCTCTCGGATCTGGCGCTGGCCTGGGCCGATCCCCGGATCCGGTTCGAATGA